The following nucleotide sequence is from Chloroflexota bacterium.
TAGGTGCCGACTAACGACGTGAGATCGTTAATGTAGCCGTTCACCTCCTTATCGGGGGCGGTCCAACCGAAGCCGCCTTGCTCGTCTTCGACATAACCGTCCAGCGATGTATTCATCAAGTAGATCAGCTTAGCCATGCATTTTCCCTTTCATTAAATTAAATAGTCTCCAACTATCCTGCCAGCTTTCAGTATAACATATGTTCTAGACTGGCAATACCCTAAGCTGGACTTTGTCCATTGTTGCGCGTTGAAATGACACAAGGTAAGCTGATCAAGAGTTCTGGAGAGAATTCTTGGACCGAGGCTTACCTTGCCAAACGATTATAACACGCTGCTAGCGTTGTTCGCCGTACATTTCGATGCCCGCGTATGGAAACACGCACAGGTGCTGCTGACCGGAACCATTCTGGCGCGCGGCCAGCGCACGGTGTGCGCGGCCCTGCGCATCATGGGCCGGAGTGATGAGCAGCATTTTCAGAACTACCATCGCGTACTGAGCCGGGCGGTCTGGTCCTGCCACGCACTCGCCCAGACGCTCTTGCAGTTGTTGGTGCGCGTCTTTGTGCCCGACGGCCCCATCATCATGGGCGGCGATGAAACCATTGAGCGCCGGCGCGGTGCGCAGATCAACGTCAAAGGCATCTATCGGGATCCGGTGCGTTCGAGTCGCAGTCATTTCGTCAAGACCAGCGGTCTGCGCTGGATCACTGTGATGCTGCTGAGTCCGATTCCGTTTGCCCAGCGTATTTGGGCCTTGCCGTTCCTGACGATGCTGGCTCCGTCGGAACGGTTCTATGCCGACAAAGCGCGGGCGTACAAAACCATGCTCGA
It contains:
- a CDS encoding transposase; amino-acid sequence: MPNDYNTLLALFAVHFDARVWKHAQVLLTGTILARGQRTVCAALRIMGRSDEQHFQNYHRVLSRAVWSCHALAQTLLQLLVRVFVPDGPIIMGGDETIERRRGAQINVKGIYRDPVRSSRSHFVKTSGLRWITVMLLSPIPFAQRIWALPFLTMLAPSERFYADKARAYKTMLDWMRRALLQVRRWLPARARVFVGDNSYASIAFLWRLTQLANPIKMVVRFRM